The Amycolatopsis mongoliensis genome includes a window with the following:
- a CDS encoding DivIVA domain-containing protein, protein MTPDEVRAIAFGKPRFGRRGYNEDEVDAFLDLIAEALAGRNILTADDIHYVEFTIMPVGMRSYDQAQVDLFLDEAEAALIELRNPRPAVEEPRTQGPRKWFGRS, encoded by the coding sequence ATGACCCCTGACGAAGTCCGGGCGATCGCGTTCGGCAAACCCCGCTTCGGCCGACGCGGCTACAACGAGGACGAGGTCGACGCCTTCCTCGACCTGATCGCCGAGGCGCTGGCCGGCCGGAACATCCTGACCGCCGACGACATCCACTACGTCGAGTTCACGATCATGCCGGTCGGCATGCGCAGCTACGACCAGGCCCAGGTGGACCTGTTCCTCGACGAGGCCGAGGCGGCGCTGATCGAGCTGCGGAACCCGCGGCCTGCGGTCGAGGAGCCGCGCACGCAGGGCCCGCGGAAGTGGTTCGGCCGGTCCTGA
- the glmU gene encoding bifunctional UDP-N-acetylglucosamine diphosphorylase/glucosamine-1-phosphate N-acetyltransferase GlmU, whose product MTGPLSTLILAAGEGTRMRSSTPKVLHPIAGRPLVEHAVRAAAGLDPEHLVVVTGHGREAVGARLAEVAAALGREVGTAVQAEQNGTGHAVSCALATLPADLTGTVIVSYGDVPLLDTATLRALLDEHTEAKNAVTVLTAVVADPTGYGRITRDAAGKVTGIVEHKDATPEQAEITEINSGVYAFDAAVLRDGLSRLSTDNAQGELYLTDVLGIANGDGLDVGALVVDDPWLTEGVNDRVQLSVLGAELNRRIVRRWQREGVTVVDPATTWIDAGVTLSRDVVIEPGVQLKGTTTVGEGTTVGPDSTLTNMTIGAGASVVRVHGSDSELGDRVNVGPFTYLRPGTKLGEKGKLGAFVETKAADIGAGTKVPHLTYVGDATIGEYSNIGCSSVFVNYDGVNKHRTVIGSYVRLGADNTFVAPVQVGDGAYSGAGAVIREDVPPGTLAVSAPPQRNIEGWAIRRRPGTPAAEAAQAALDAESAAGTDGESPA is encoded by the coding sequence TTGACCGGCCCGCTGAGCACGTTGATCCTGGCCGCGGGTGAAGGCACCCGCATGCGTTCCTCGACGCCGAAGGTGCTGCACCCCATCGCCGGGCGGCCCCTCGTCGAGCACGCCGTCCGGGCCGCCGCCGGCCTGGACCCCGAGCACCTCGTCGTGGTGACCGGGCACGGCCGCGAGGCCGTCGGCGCCCGGCTCGCCGAAGTCGCCGCGGCCCTCGGGCGCGAGGTCGGCACCGCGGTGCAGGCCGAGCAGAACGGCACCGGCCACGCCGTGTCGTGCGCGCTCGCCACGCTGCCGGCGGACCTCACCGGCACGGTGATCGTCAGCTACGGCGACGTCCCGCTGCTGGACACCGCGACGCTGCGCGCCCTGCTCGACGAGCACACCGAGGCGAAGAACGCGGTCACCGTGCTCACCGCCGTGGTCGCGGACCCGACCGGCTACGGCCGGATCACGCGCGACGCGGCCGGCAAGGTCACCGGGATCGTCGAGCACAAGGACGCCACCCCGGAGCAGGCGGAGATCACCGAGATCAACTCGGGCGTCTACGCGTTCGACGCTGCTGTGCTGCGCGACGGCCTTTCGCGCCTGTCGACCGACAACGCGCAGGGCGAGCTCTACCTCACCGACGTCCTGGGCATCGCGAACGGCGACGGCCTCGACGTCGGCGCGCTCGTCGTCGACGACCCGTGGCTGACCGAGGGCGTCAACGACCGCGTGCAGCTGTCGGTGCTCGGCGCCGAGCTCAACCGCCGGATCGTCCGGCGCTGGCAGCGCGAGGGCGTCACGGTCGTCGACCCGGCCACGACGTGGATCGACGCCGGCGTGACGCTGTCGCGCGACGTCGTCATCGAGCCCGGCGTGCAGCTCAAGGGCACGACGACGGTCGGCGAAGGCACCACGGTCGGGCCGGACAGCACCCTGACGAACATGACCATCGGCGCCGGCGCGTCCGTCGTGCGGGTCCACGGCTCCGACTCCGAGCTGGGCGACCGCGTCAATGTCGGTCCGTTCACCTACCTGCGGCCGGGCACGAAGCTGGGCGAGAAGGGCAAGCTCGGCGCGTTCGTCGAGACGAAGGCCGCCGACATCGGCGCCGGCACGAAGGTGCCGCACCTGACCTACGTCGGTGACGCCACGATCGGCGAGTACAGCAACATCGGCTGCTCCAGTGTGTTCGTGAACTACGACGGGGTGAACAAGCACCGGACCGTTATCGGGTCGTATGTCCGGTTGGGAGCGGACAACACGTTCGTCGCTCCGGTGCAGGTCGGTGATGGCGCTTACAGTGGGGCGGGTGCCGTGATCCGCGAGGACGTCCCCCCGGGCACACTCGCGGTGTCGGCGCCGCCGCAGCGCAACATCGAAGGCTGGGCGATCCGGCGCCGGCCGGGTACGCCCGCGGCGGAGGCGGCCCAGGCCGCCCTCGACGCCGAGTCAGCAGCAGGAACCGACGGGGAGTCGCCAGCATGA
- a CDS encoding 4-(cytidine 5'-diphospho)-2-C-methyl-D-erythritol kinase, protein MLAVVPPPVTVRVPAKVNLHLAVDDLREDGYHELVTVFQALSLTDEVTVAVTEEPGLEIYGEGEGSVPADGTNLAWRAVEALAAHVGRTGEPNVRVVLRKGIPVAGGMAGGSADAAATLVGLSSLWNLDITRDELAEIAAGLGSDVPFALYGGTALGTGRGEQLVPVLSRHTFHWVLAFDSEGLSTPKVFKELDRLRADGNPPRIGAHTPVVEALASGDPRQLALLLGNDLQAAAVSLRPGLRRTLRAGVNAGALAGTVSGSGPTCAFLCEDAQSAVEVAAELSGAGVCRTVRVAHGPVPGARVVGGDDAPRPAPPRVHA, encoded by the coding sequence GTGCTCGCCGTAGTTCCGCCTCCAGTCACCGTCCGGGTCCCGGCCAAGGTCAACCTGCACCTGGCGGTCGACGACCTGCGCGAAGACGGTTACCACGAGCTGGTGACCGTGTTCCAGGCCCTGTCGCTGACCGACGAGGTGACCGTCGCGGTCACCGAGGAGCCGGGGCTGGAGATCTACGGCGAGGGCGAAGGCTCGGTGCCCGCCGACGGCACCAACCTCGCCTGGCGCGCGGTCGAAGCGCTGGCCGCGCACGTCGGCCGCACCGGTGAGCCGAACGTCCGGGTGGTGCTGCGCAAGGGCATCCCCGTCGCGGGTGGCATGGCGGGCGGCAGCGCCGACGCGGCGGCGACCCTGGTCGGGCTGTCGAGCCTCTGGAACCTCGACATCACGCGCGACGAGCTGGCCGAGATCGCCGCCGGACTGGGCAGCGACGTCCCGTTCGCGCTCTACGGCGGCACCGCGCTGGGCACCGGGCGGGGCGAGCAGCTCGTCCCGGTGCTGTCGCGGCACACCTTCCACTGGGTGCTGGCCTTCGACTCCGAAGGGCTGTCGACGCCGAAGGTGTTCAAGGAGCTGGACCGCCTGCGCGCCGACGGCAACCCGCCGCGGATCGGCGCGCACACCCCCGTCGTCGAGGCGCTGGCCTCGGGCGACCCGCGTCAGCTGGCGCTGCTGCTGGGCAACGACCTCCAGGCGGCGGCGGTTTCGCTGCGGCCCGGGCTGCGCCGGACGCTCCGGGCCGGCGTCAACGCGGGCGCGCTCGCCGGCACGGTCTCCGGATCCGGCCCGACCTGCGCGTTCCTCTGTGAAGACGCGCAATCGGCGGTCGAGGTCGCCGCGGAGCTTTCGGGCGCGGGGGTCTGCCGCACGGTCCGGGTGGCGCACGGCCCGGTCCCCGGCGCCCGCGTGGTCGGCGGGGACGACGCACCGCGCCCGGCGCCGCCGCGGGTGCACGCGTGA
- a CDS encoding DivIVA domain-containing protein: MSFTAEDLAEVTFGNAPIGRRGYAKHEVDEFVRRIAKTFAEEDDLTAAEVHHVIFAKPLIGKRGYDEREVDDFLDAVEDQLAARTGHAPDLPGARTASEATAERATPPTIRAERLQQR, encoded by the coding sequence ATGTCGTTCACCGCCGAAGACCTCGCCGAGGTCACCTTCGGTAACGCCCCGATCGGCCGCCGTGGCTACGCGAAGCACGAGGTCGACGAGTTCGTCCGGCGCATCGCCAAGACGTTCGCCGAGGAGGACGACCTGACCGCCGCCGAAGTGCACCACGTCATCTTCGCGAAGCCGCTGATCGGCAAGCGCGGCTACGACGAGCGCGAGGTCGACGACTTCCTCGACGCGGTCGAAGATCAGCTCGCCGCGCGCACCGGCCACGCCCCGGACCTCCCGGGCGCCCGCACGGCTTCGGAAGCCACGGCCGAACGCGCCACCCCGCCGACGATCCGCGCGGAGCGGCTCCAGCAGCGCTAG
- a CDS encoding ABC-F family ATP-binding cassette domain-containing protein produces the protein MANLVNLEAVSKSYGVRPLLDGVSLGVAAGQRIGVVGLNGGGKTTLLEVLSGLTEPDSGRVSHVGGLRMAVVTQRTELPDGSSVGEVVLERYGAEHEWAADARVRSIVDGLGITAIGLDTPTANLSGGERRRVSLAAALTGELDLVVLDEPTNHLDVEGVQWLADHLLTRRIAVVVVTHDRWFLDTVASLTWEVANGRVEQYEGGYADWIFARAERARLAATAEEKRQNLARKELAWLRRGPQARSSKPRYRIDAAEALIADVPPPRDSVELMAFAKRRLGKTVLELEDTTYTVGDRTLLDHVTWRVGPGDRIGLVGVNGSGKTSLLKLLGGDVQGSTGRRIEGKTVALAHLRQELDDLPGDLRVLQAIEQVAGRVVFGKQEMTASQLGEKLGFPQSRQWTPVGDLSGGERRRLQLCRLLMAEPNVLLLDEPTNDLDIDTLQQLEDLLDGWPGTMVVVSHDRYLVERVCDTIVALFGDGRITHLPGGIEEYLNRRALAKEPAAAAAPTAAKAEAKKSAADLRAAQKDLGRLERKLDQLHAKEEKLHAALLEAATDPAKLMELNAELKGVQGEIEDVEGRWLETSELLE, from the coding sequence ATGGCCAACCTGGTCAACCTGGAGGCGGTGAGCAAGTCCTACGGGGTGCGCCCGCTCCTGGACGGTGTGTCGCTCGGCGTCGCGGCCGGGCAGCGCATCGGCGTCGTCGGGCTCAACGGGGGTGGCAAGACCACCCTCCTGGAAGTCCTTTCCGGACTGACCGAGCCGGATTCCGGGCGGGTGAGCCATGTCGGTGGCCTGCGGATGGCCGTGGTCACTCAGCGAACCGAACTCCCGGACGGCAGCAGCGTCGGCGAAGTCGTGCTCGAACGCTACGGCGCCGAGCACGAATGGGCGGCCGACGCGCGCGTGAGGTCCATTGTGGACGGTCTCGGGATCACCGCGATCGGGCTGGACACCCCGACGGCGAACCTCTCCGGTGGCGAGCGGCGCCGGGTCTCCCTGGCCGCCGCGCTGACCGGCGAGCTCGACCTCGTCGTGCTCGACGAGCCGACCAACCACCTGGACGTCGAAGGTGTCCAGTGGCTCGCCGACCACCTGCTGACCCGGCGGATCGCGGTCGTGGTCGTCACGCACGACCGGTGGTTCCTCGACACCGTCGCGAGCCTGACCTGGGAGGTCGCGAACGGCCGCGTCGAGCAGTACGAAGGTGGTTACGCCGACTGGATCTTCGCGCGCGCCGAGCGGGCGCGGCTCGCCGCGACGGCCGAGGAGAAGCGGCAGAACCTGGCCCGCAAGGAGCTGGCGTGGCTGCGCCGCGGCCCGCAGGCGCGCTCGTCGAAGCCGCGCTACCGCATCGACGCCGCCGAGGCGCTGATCGCGGACGTGCCGCCGCCGCGCGACTCCGTCGAGCTGATGGCGTTCGCCAAGCGGCGCCTGGGCAAGACCGTGCTGGAGCTGGAAGACACGACGTACACGGTCGGCGACCGGACGCTGCTCGACCACGTCACCTGGCGGGTCGGGCCGGGCGACCGGATCGGCCTCGTCGGGGTCAACGGCTCCGGCAAGACGTCCCTGCTGAAGCTGCTCGGCGGCGACGTCCAAGGCTCGACCGGCCGGCGGATCGAGGGCAAGACGGTCGCCCTCGCGCACCTGCGCCAGGAGCTCGACGACCTGCCCGGCGACCTGCGCGTGCTGCAGGCGATCGAGCAGGTGGCCGGGCGCGTGGTCTTCGGCAAGCAGGAGATGACGGCGTCGCAGCTGGGCGAGAAGCTCGGCTTCCCGCAGTCCCGCCAGTGGACGCCGGTCGGGGATCTGTCCGGCGGCGAGCGGCGCCGGCTGCAGCTGTGCCGGCTGCTGATGGCCGAGCCGAACGTGCTGCTGCTCGACGAGCCGACGAACGACCTGGACATCGACACGCTGCAGCAGCTGGAGGACCTCCTCGACGGCTGGCCGGGCACGATGGTCGTCGTCTCCCACGACCGCTACCTGGTCGAACGGGTCTGCGACACGATCGTCGCCCTCTTCGGCGACGGCCGGATCACCCACTTGCCGGGCGGTATCGAGGAGTACCTGAACCGCCGCGCCCTCGCCAAGGAACCGGCGGCCGCGGCGGCCCCGACGGCGGCGAAGGCCGAGGCCAAGAAGTCGGCGGCGGACCTGCGGGCGGCCCAGAAGGACCTGGGCCGGCTGGAGCGCAAGCTCGACCAGCTGCACGCGAAGGAGGAGAAGCTCCACGCGGCGCTCCTGGAGGCGGCGACCGACCCGGCGAAGCTGATGGAGCTCAACGCCGAGCTGAAGGGCGTCCAGGGCGAGATCGAGGACGTCGAGGGCCGCTGGCTGGAGACGTCCGAACTGCTGGAGTGA
- a CDS encoding ASCH domain-containing protein codes for MKHAEFAFPGPLRDKLVAAILDGSKTTTSGLLREYELSGEALPLVGERELVLDSSGTGVAVIETTDVRVLRLSEVDLRHALDEGEGFTSVAGWRAGHTDFWQGTEMRAALKDPEFTVDDTTQVVATRFVIVERIG; via the coding sequence GTGAAGCACGCCGAGTTCGCGTTCCCCGGCCCGCTGCGCGACAAACTGGTCGCGGCGATCCTGGACGGCTCGAAGACGACGACCTCCGGGCTGCTCCGGGAATACGAGCTGTCCGGCGAAGCGTTGCCCCTCGTGGGGGAGCGTGAACTCGTGCTCGACTCGTCCGGCACCGGGGTCGCGGTCATCGAGACCACCGACGTGCGCGTCCTTCGTCTTTCCGAAGTGGACTTGCGGCACGCGCTCGACGAGGGCGAGGGCTTCACGAGCGTCGCCGGCTGGCGCGCCGGGCACACCGACTTCTGGCAGGGAACCGAAATGCGCGCGGCGCTGAAGGATCCGGAGTTCACCGTGGACGACACGACGCAGGTCGTGGCGACCCGGTTCGTCATCGTGGAAAGGATCGGCTGA
- the pth gene encoding aminoacyl-tRNA hydrolase: MTEDLPGAGELILLAGLGNPGPQYAGNRHNVGFMVLDELAARIGGKFKSHKSGGEVLEGRLAGRRVVLVKPRTYMNLSGGPVVGAARFYKVPPAGVVVVHDELDVDFGALKLKFGGGDNGHNGLRSITKSLGTRDYYRVRFGIGRPPGRQDPADFVLKDFSTVERKELPFEVDRCADATEALVGTGLAAAQNAFHAG, encoded by the coding sequence GTGACCGAAGACCTGCCCGGGGCCGGCGAGCTGATCCTGCTCGCCGGCCTCGGCAATCCCGGACCCCAGTACGCCGGAAACCGGCACAACGTCGGTTTCATGGTGCTGGACGAGCTCGCCGCCCGCATCGGCGGCAAGTTCAAGTCGCACAAGAGCGGCGGCGAGGTGCTCGAAGGCCGGCTGGCCGGCCGGCGCGTGGTGCTGGTGAAGCCGCGTACGTACATGAACCTCTCCGGCGGGCCGGTGGTCGGCGCGGCGCGGTTCTACAAGGTGCCCCCGGCCGGCGTGGTCGTGGTGCACGACGAGCTGGACGTCGACTTCGGCGCGCTGAAGCTCAAGTTCGGCGGCGGCGACAACGGCCACAACGGACTCCGCTCGATCACGAAGTCGCTGGGCACCCGCGACTACTACCGGGTCCGCTTCGGCATCGGCCGCCCGCCGGGCCGCCAGGACCCGGCGGACTTCGTGCTGAAGGACTTCTCGACGGTCGAGCGCAAGGAGCTCCCGTTCGAGGTGGACCGGTGCGCGGACGCGACCGAAGCGCTGGTCGGCACCGGTCTCGCGGCCGCGCAAAACGCCTTCCATGCAGGCTGA
- a CDS encoding TIGR03621 family F420-dependent LLM class oxidoreductase encodes MGNFKFGVSFREIGSRDAWIAKCRRAEELGYDVITVPDHLGTGRFAPFPVLAMAAAVTERPRLGTLVSNVPFYNLALFAREASSTATLLDGRLDLGLGAGHMKAEFDAAGIPWHNAAERIGYLEGSLGYLRKHFDDEGIDHPRLLIAGNSDGVLKLAAEHADVVGFGGLRQQPGKPPGTFKLDNAEAMDERVQYFRSKTGRDPEYNMLVQHVEVTDDRVKAAEAWHELTERSAVPDARELLDAPQLLLGTVEEIAGQLETRRERYGFSYITVFEPFFETFAPVLKELQ; translated from the coding sequence ATGGGGAACTTCAAGTTCGGCGTCAGCTTCCGCGAAATCGGCAGCCGGGACGCGTGGATCGCCAAGTGCCGGCGGGCCGAAGAGCTCGGCTACGACGTCATCACCGTGCCCGACCACCTCGGCACCGGGCGGTTCGCGCCGTTCCCGGTGCTGGCCATGGCGGCCGCCGTCACCGAGCGACCGCGGCTGGGCACACTCGTGTCCAACGTGCCCTTCTACAACCTCGCGCTCTTCGCGCGCGAAGCCTCCTCGACGGCCACGCTGCTCGACGGCCGCCTCGACCTCGGCCTCGGCGCCGGGCACATGAAAGCCGAGTTCGACGCTGCCGGCATCCCTTGGCACAACGCCGCCGAGAGGATCGGCTACCTCGAGGGCAGCCTCGGCTACCTGCGCAAACACTTCGACGACGAGGGCATCGACCACCCCCGGCTGCTCATCGCGGGCAACAGCGACGGCGTCCTGAAACTGGCCGCCGAGCACGCGGACGTCGTCGGGTTCGGCGGGCTTCGGCAGCAGCCCGGGAAACCGCCGGGCACCTTCAAGCTCGACAACGCCGAGGCCATGGATGAGCGGGTGCAGTACTTCCGTTCGAAGACCGGCCGCGACCCCGAATACAACATGCTGGTGCAGCACGTCGAAGTCACCGACGACCGGGTGAAAGCGGCCGAAGCCTGGCACGAGCTGACCGAGCGCAGCGCCGTCCCGGACGCCCGTGAGCTCCTCGACGCGCCCCAGCTGCTGCTGGGCACGGTCGAGGAGATCGCCGGACAGCTGGAAACCCGGCGCGAGCGCTACGGCTTCTCGTACATCACGGTCTTCGAGCCCTTCTTCGAGACCTTCGCGCCCGTGCTGAAAGAACTTCAGTAG
- a CDS encoding fatty acyl-AMP ligase has product MSRFVDTLVATAAGRGQQRGMVTGEPKEPVRRTWAEVHQEARRIAGGLVAGGFERGGAVAVLAAAPVLIAPTVQAVWLAGGSVTMLHQPTPRTDLAEWAEDTVRVLGMIGSNLVLLGEPFDQLAPVLEQKGIGFKLISDLVDAEPLADVVTTDEGETALLQLTSGSTADPKAVRITYGNLYSNVKAMVDRAEFDFDTDVMVSWLPTFHDMGMVGFLTVPMTFGVELVKITPVEFLSGPLIWPELITKYGGTTTAAPNFAYAIVGRRMARVEEDDAYDLSKLRIALNGAEPIDETAVQTFVDAGARFKMPAECVFPAYGMAEATLAVSFAPLFTGLTLDVVEADALEADNRAVPVPEGDPRRGTDSVRSFALLGRPLDGLEAEIVNDAGTRVGEREVGEIRLRGEAVTPGYLTMEGPVATQDDEGWLNTGDLGYLVDGQIVICGRRKDVIIMGGRNLYPTDIERAATSVEGVRAGNAVAVRLDAGSRRERFAVVVESKLAGDAEAEKNLMKQVSARVRDAVDMRPYAVVVLPAGSLPKTPSGKVKRAATALQFADKIARNADA; this is encoded by the coding sequence ATGAGCAGGTTCGTGGACACGCTCGTCGCCACCGCGGCGGGACGAGGTCAGCAGCGTGGCATGGTCACCGGGGAGCCCAAGGAGCCGGTCCGGCGGACCTGGGCCGAGGTGCACCAGGAAGCCCGGCGGATCGCCGGCGGGCTCGTCGCGGGTGGGTTCGAACGCGGGGGTGCCGTCGCGGTCCTGGCCGCGGCGCCGGTGCTGATCGCGCCGACCGTGCAGGCCGTCTGGCTGGCCGGCGGCAGCGTCACCATGCTGCACCAGCCCACCCCGCGCACCGACCTCGCCGAATGGGCCGAGGACACCGTGCGCGTGCTCGGGATGATCGGCTCGAACCTGGTGCTGCTGGGCGAGCCCTTCGACCAGCTCGCGCCGGTGCTGGAGCAGAAGGGCATCGGCTTCAAGCTGATCAGCGACCTCGTCGACGCCGAACCCCTCGCCGACGTCGTCACCACCGACGAGGGCGAAACCGCGCTCCTGCAGCTGACGAGCGGCTCGACCGCCGACCCCAAGGCCGTGCGGATCACCTACGGGAACCTCTACTCCAACGTCAAGGCCATGGTCGACCGCGCGGAGTTCGACTTCGACACCGACGTGATGGTGTCCTGGCTGCCGACGTTCCACGACATGGGGATGGTCGGTTTCCTGACCGTGCCGATGACCTTCGGCGTCGAGCTCGTCAAGATCACGCCGGTCGAGTTCCTCTCGGGCCCGTTGATCTGGCCGGAGCTCATCACCAAGTACGGCGGCACGACGACGGCGGCGCCGAACTTCGCGTACGCGATCGTCGGGCGCCGGATGGCGCGGGTCGAGGAGGACGACGCCTACGACCTCTCGAAGCTGCGGATCGCCCTGAACGGCGCCGAGCCCATCGACGAGACCGCCGTCCAGACCTTCGTGGACGCCGGCGCCCGGTTCAAGATGCCGGCGGAATGCGTTTTCCCGGCCTACGGCATGGCCGAGGCGACGCTCGCCGTGTCGTTCGCGCCGCTGTTCACCGGGCTCACCCTCGACGTCGTCGAGGCCGACGCGCTGGAGGCGGACAACCGCGCGGTGCCGGTGCCCGAGGGCGACCCGCGGCGCGGCACCGACAGCGTCCGGTCGTTCGCGCTGCTCGGCCGTCCGCTGGACGGGCTGGAAGCCGAGATCGTCAACGACGCGGGCACGCGCGTCGGCGAGCGGGAGGTCGGCGAGATCCGGCTGCGCGGCGAGGCCGTGACGCCGGGCTACCTGACCATGGAGGGCCCGGTCGCCACCCAGGACGACGAGGGGTGGCTCAACACCGGCGACCTCGGGTACCTGGTGGACGGCCAGATCGTCATCTGCGGCCGCCGCAAGGACGTCATCATCATGGGCGGCCGCAACCTGTACCCGACGGACATCGAGCGGGCGGCGACGTCGGTCGAGGGTGTGCGGGCGGGCAACGCGGTGGCGGTGCGGCTGGACGCGGGCAGCCGGCGTGAGCGCTTCGCGGTGGTCGTGGAGTCGAAGCTGGCGGGCGACGCCGAGGCCGAGAAGAACCTGATGAAGCAGGTCTCGGCGCGGGTGCGCGACGCGGTGGACATGCGGCCGTACGCGGTCGTGGTGCTCCCGGCGGGGAGCCTGCCGAAGACGCCGTCGGGCAAGGTCAAGCGCGCGGCGACGGCTCTGCAGTTCGCCGACAAGATCGCTCGCAACGCGGACGCCTAA
- a CDS encoding 50S ribosomal protein L25/general stress protein Ctc, whose product MSEVRLSVEPRTEFGKGAARRTRRAGKIPAVLYGHGSDPRHFALPAIEFARVVRENGSNAVITLAIEGSDELALTKTIVVHPLKNYIEHVDLLVVKRGEKIVVDVPVVVTGTPGPGGLVNQDVDTLQVEVEALHIPEQFEVSIEGLEVGSQVLAGQVELPQGATLVTDPESLVVAVNEPQREEAGDEAAEAGDESAEATE is encoded by the coding sequence GTGTCCGAGGTACGTCTGTCCGTCGAGCCGCGCACCGAGTTCGGCAAGGGCGCCGCGCGCCGCACGCGTCGCGCCGGCAAGATCCCCGCCGTGCTGTACGGCCACGGCTCGGACCCGCGGCACTTCGCGCTGCCGGCCATCGAGTTCGCCCGCGTCGTCCGTGAGAACGGCTCCAACGCCGTCATCACCCTCGCCATCGAGGGCTCCGACGAGCTCGCGCTGACGAAGACCATCGTCGTGCACCCGCTCAAGAACTACATCGAGCACGTCGACCTGCTGGTCGTGAAGCGCGGCGAGAAGATCGTCGTCGACGTCCCGGTCGTCGTCACGGGCACCCCCGGCCCCGGTGGCCTGGTCAACCAGGACGTCGACACCCTGCAGGTCGAGGTCGAGGCGCTGCACATCCCGGAGCAGTTCGAGGTCTCGATCGAGGGCCTCGAGGTCGGCAGCCAGGTGCTGGCCGGCCAGGTCGAGCTGCCGCAGGGCGCCACCCTGGTCACCGACCCCGAGTCGCTGGTCGTCGCCGTCAACGAGCCGCAGCGTGAAGAGGCCGGGGACGAGGCCGCCGAAGCGGGCGACGAGTCGGCCGAAGCCACCGAATAA
- a CDS encoding ribose-phosphate diphosphokinase, whose amino-acid sequence MSPKSGTPKKNLMLFSGRAHRELAEEVAQHLNVTITPQTAHTFANGELFVRFEESVRGTDAFVIQAHTTPINEYVMEQLIMVDALKRASAKRITVVMPFYPYARQDKKHKGREPISARLIADLFKTAGADRIMTVDLHTAQIQGFFDGPVDHLMAQTVLADHIKKTYGNADITVVSPDSGRVRLAEKWAQTLGDRPIAFIHKTRDPDKPNQAVANRVVGKVEGKLCVLIDDMIDTGGTIVKATEALIDEGAADVVIATTHGILSDPATERLSQCKAREVIVTNSLPIPEEKRFEGLTVLSIAPMLAEAIQQVFEDGSVTSLFDGNA is encoded by the coding sequence ATGAGTCCGAAGTCAGGTACGCCGAAGAAGAACTTGATGCTCTTCTCCGGACGGGCGCACCGGGAACTCGCCGAAGAGGTCGCCCAGCACCTCAACGTGACGATCACCCCGCAGACGGCGCACACGTTCGCCAACGGCGAGCTGTTCGTGCGCTTCGAGGAGTCCGTTCGCGGCACCGACGCCTTCGTCATCCAGGCGCACACCACGCCCATCAACGAGTACGTGATGGAGCAGCTGATCATGGTGGACGCGCTCAAGCGGGCGAGCGCGAAGCGGATCACCGTGGTGATGCCCTTCTACCCGTACGCGCGCCAGGACAAGAAGCACAAGGGCCGCGAGCCGATCTCGGCGCGGCTGATCGCGGACCTGTTCAAGACCGCGGGCGCCGACCGGATCATGACGGTCGACCTGCACACCGCGCAGATCCAGGGCTTCTTCGACGGCCCGGTCGACCACCTGATGGCCCAGACCGTGCTGGCCGACCACATCAAGAAAACCTACGGCAACGCCGACATCACCGTCGTCTCGCCGGACTCGGGCCGCGTGCGGCTGGCCGAGAAGTGGGCGCAGACGCTGGGCGACCGGCCGATCGCGTTCATCCACAAGACGCGCGACCCGGACAAGCCGAACCAGGCCGTCGCCAACCGCGTGGTCGGCAAGGTCGAGGGCAAGCTCTGCGTCCTGATCGACGACATGATCGACACCGGCGGCACGATCGTGAAGGCCACCGAGGCCCTGATCGACGAGGGCGCGGCGGACGTCGTCATCGCGACGACCCACGGCATCCTGTCCGACCCGGCGACCGAGCGCCTCTCGCAGTGCAAGGCGCGCGAGGTCATCGTGACGAACTCGCTGCCGATCCCGGAGGAGAAGCGGTTCGAGGGCCTGACGGTCCTGTCGATCGCGCCGATGCTGGCGGAAGCCATCCAGCAGGTCTTCGAAGACGGCTCGGTGACATCGCTCTTCGACGGCAACGCCTGA